CTGGGCCAGACGCCGGGCCAGTTCCTCGGCGAGGGGCCGGGGCTTCTTCTTCTCCCGGCCGGCGGCCACCATGGCCAGGTTGGTGGCGAAATCGCCATGAGCCGCCAGCTTGGGGATCTCGAGCCGGATGAGATCGGCCGGCACCGGCGCCAGGACCCCATCCGCCACCGCGTCCTGACAGCATTCGGCAAGAAGCTTTTCGATCTGTGCCCTGATCATGGTTTGGCTGTGCCTCCTAGGAGATCTGCCGCCACTGCCGCCAGAGAACCACGCTGGCAGCCAGGAGCCCGGTGCCCACCGCCGTGAACAGGGTGCCCACAACGATCCGGGGAAGAGGGGAGAGTCTGAGCAGCCGGCCCAGGCCAATCATGGCCGCCACCAGCAGCCAGGACTGCCAGGAGTAGACCGCGCCGATGCAGTGGGGGCTTCCGAACTGAACGATGCGGGCGGCGATGCGCCGAGCGCTCCTGGCCAAGACCCAGCGTGCCTTGGCCAGGCCGGCCAAAACCGCCAGGAACGGCAGCAGCCGGTGCCCCTCCCAGGCGAGGAGTGCCGTAAGCCCGCGGCCGAGCAGCATGAGCCCCACCAGGGACCAGCCCAGAGCGGCCAGGAAGAGATGGGTACGGGGTGCTACCGCCGGCCGCCACCGGTAAAGCCAGTCGTGCATGGCCTCCGAAAAAAACTAGGCCTACCTCCGAAGAGGTAGGCCTAGCGGCTCTTCAATTGTTGGGTGTGCGAGCAACGCCAACCGGGTCGTTCAGACCTCGGTCACCGTGATGGCACCTTCCGGGCACACCTCGACGCAGGTCTCGCAGCCGAGGCACTCATCGGCGTTGACCGGCTCGGACTTGCCGTCCACCATCTCGTAGACCTGGGCCGGGCAGGCATTCACGCATTCTTCATCGCCAGAGCACTTGTCCTTGTCCACCACGATCTGCCACATGGTTCCATCCCTCCGTTTTGCTGCTGTTGACAAAAACGTGGACCCGCCGCGGGTCCAAGCGCGCCCCCCAAAAAAACCAGAGGCACTATAGACCACCCACAAGGAATTTGCACCACTTAATTTCGCCCCGCCCGCCTCGGCCTGCCTCGGCCCGCGAAGCCGCTCCGGTGGCCGGCTGAGCGCAGCTCACTCCCTGACAAACACCCCGATGCCGTAGGTGCAGCGATAGGCCTGGCAAGCGGGGATGAGCACCTGGACGATGTACTCGCCGGACTGCGACGGCACCAGCTCCACCATGGGGGTGTCGTCGTCCTGGAGGTCTTCGCCGATCTTGTGCATGGCAGCGTCGTGAACCACCAGGTCCATGTCGGAGCAGTCGGAGTCGCAGACCCCGACCAGCACGTGGCTCTTGCCCCTGGCCAAAGGGATGCGGACGTAGGACGAGCTGTCCGGGCCGGTATGGATCTTGCCAACAGAGGGTGGCCGGTCCAGGGTATAGCCGGTGTCGCCGAAGCCGATGGCCATGGCAGCGAGGAGCAGCTGCTCCCGCACCTGCTCCTCGAACTGATCCGCCCAGGCCGGCTGACCACCGGCGAGCAGTGCGGCCAGCAGCACCAGGAGCGCCCCGCCCAGGACGCGCCGCTGCCTTGCTCCTGCCCTCATCTGCCTTCCCCTCCTTGGCGGCGCCGAACGAGCCGCCATCAGTCGCAGTATTCGGCCTTGAAGGCGTCAAAGGCCGGCAGGCCGGAGCCGCGGCTGCCCTCAGCGCAGGCGATGCCACACAGCAGGCCGACCGCGCTGGACAGCTCCGAGGACATCGAGTCCGACAGCTTGGTGATGATGCCAGCGGAGATCTCGGCGCAGGTGTCCACCGACTCGCCGATGCCGGCGCCGAAACAACGGCGGTAGATCTCGTACATGAAGGTGCACGAGTCGGTGTCGTCATCCGCATCCGCGGTGGTCGTCCTGGCAGCGACCGCGCTGCCGTCGCCATAGGAAAGCACCTCGAGATCGTACTTGCCGTCCGCCCCCCAGCGGTAGTTGTTCCGGTTGCCGTTGTCCCACTTCACCGTGATCCAGCTGTCGCTGTCCTTGCTCTCGACCACCGTGCCACCGCCGCCCCGGCCGCCATCCTGGTCGCCCCATTTCCAGTCCGGCCCCCGGACCACGATCATGCCCTTGCCGATCACCGGCTCCAGCTCCCGGGGGTCGGCGAGCCACCCCTTCTGCCCGGGAAAATCCACCCGCAGGTCGCCATCCTCGTCGTAGCTGGCCACCTGTCCCAGCTCGCCCCGCCCCACCTCGCCCCAGCCGAAGGCGGGCTTGTCGATCCCGGCCCGCACCTGCACCAGGGTGCCCGGGGTCATCACCAGCTGCAGCTCGCTGAGGCCGCTGGCCTGGGCCAGGCCCCAGGCCAGCACCAGCACCGCGGCCAGGCTCTGGATCAGGGCCCGGCCAGCCCCCCTCCTCCTCCTGCTCTCTCCCACCATGTCG
The sequence above is a segment of the Thermodesulfobacteriota bacterium genome. Coding sequences within it:
- a CDS encoding 4Fe-4S binding protein, whose translation is MWQIVVDKDKCSGDEECVNACPAQVYEMVDGKSEPVNADECLGCETCVEVCPEGAITVTEV